The proteins below are encoded in one region of uncultured Desulfovibrio sp.:
- a CDS encoding dimethylmenaquinone methyltransferase: MNPVRYRILPPAEPAPAALRNLFTDLAVSDICDALGRNAALPSALKPLGTARLLGTAYTVNLPASENLLLYYALDNARPGDVLVVSCAGYTERAVCGEIMANLAIKRGLAGFVVDGAVRDAAALRELDFPVYCRAISPNGPYKDACGEVNVPVVMGNVCIRPGDIIVGDADGLVAIAPDEAEAAAAGARAIAEKGQQQIRTIAEQGRLDYSWLYKKLESTGCAIK; the protein is encoded by the coding sequence ATGAATCCCGTACGTTATCGAATTCTGCCCCCTGCCGAGCCTGCTCCCGCTGCACTGCGCAATCTGTTTACAGACCTGGCTGTGTCGGACATCTGTGATGCGCTGGGGCGCAATGCCGCCCTGCCGTCAGCGCTCAAGCCCCTTGGGACGGCGCGCCTGCTGGGAACGGCCTATACCGTCAATCTGCCTGCCAGTGAAAACCTTCTGCTCTATTATGCGCTGGACAATGCCCGGCCCGGGGATGTGCTGGTGGTTTCCTGCGCCGGCTATACAGAACGCGCCGTCTGTGGGGAAATCATGGCCAACCTGGCCATCAAGCGGGGCCTGGCCGGCTTTGTGGTGGACGGTGCGGTGCGCGATGCCGCCGCACTGCGGGAGCTGGATTTCCCGGTATATTGCCGGGCCATCTCGCCCAACGGGCCGTACAAGGACGCTTGCGGTGAAGTCAATGTGCCTGTGGTCATGGGCAATGTCTGCATTCGCCCGGGCGACATCATTGTGGGCGATGCGGACGGCCTGGTGGCCATTGCTCCAGACGAGGCCGAAGCAGCCGCTGCCGGTGCCCGGGCCATTGCGGAAAAGGGACAGCAGCAGATCAGGACCATTGCGGAACAGGGCCGCCTGGACTACAGCTGGCTGTACAAGAAACTGGAAAGCACGGGCTGTGCCATCAAGTAG
- a CDS encoding phosphoglycerate kinase, protein MAIKQLKDVDCAGKTVVIRQDLNVPMKDGHITNDKRIRAALPGIQMALEKGAGVILLSHLGRPTEGEFDPKFSLAPVAEHLSGLLGKPVRLAKTLEEAKVAPGDVVLLENIRFFKGEKKNDPDLAARLAGLGDVYVMDAFGAAHRGHASTDGAIRAAKVGCAGPLMMAELNAFAKVLDAPARPLVAIIGGSKVSSKLGLLENLLDKVDCLIVGGGIANTFLAAEGHKVGKSLYEAELMDDARRIMQKARDLGKMMPLPVDVVTAPKLAPGQTASVHGLDDVPADEMILDIGPKTVEAYTKLLNDAATVVWNGPVGAFEIDPFGKGTRAIAEALAAAKAFVVVGGGDSVAAVESYGLADKMGYISTGGGASLELLEGIKLPAVAALESC, encoded by the coding sequence ATGGCCATCAAACAGCTGAAGGATGTGGATTGCGCGGGAAAGACCGTGGTGATCCGCCAGGACCTCAATGTGCCCATGAAGGACGGTCATATCACCAATGACAAGCGCATCCGCGCTGCCCTGCCCGGTATCCAGATGGCGCTGGAAAAGGGTGCCGGGGTCATCCTGCTTTCCCATCTGGGACGCCCCACGGAGGGCGAGTTCGATCCCAAGTTTTCGCTGGCGCCGGTGGCCGAGCACCTTTCCGGCCTGCTGGGCAAGCCGGTGCGTCTGGCCAAAACCCTGGAAGAAGCCAAGGTGGCTCCCGGCGACGTGGTGCTGCTGGAAAATATCCGCTTCTTCAAGGGAGAAAAGAAGAATGATCCCGATCTGGCCGCGCGTCTGGCCGGTCTGGGCGATGTCTATGTCATGGATGCCTTTGGGGCGGCGCATCGTGGCCATGCCTCCACGGACGGGGCCATCCGTGCCGCCAAGGTGGGCTGTGCCGGTCCGCTCATGATGGCGGAACTCAATGCCTTTGCCAAGGTGCTGGATGCCCCGGCTCGTCCCCTGGTGGCCATCATTGGCGGTTCCAAGGTTTCCAGCAAGCTGGGGCTGCTGGAAAATCTGCTGGACAAGGTGGACTGCCTCATCGTGGGAGGCGGCATTGCCAATACCTTCCTGGCCGCCGAAGGGCACAAGGTGGGCAAGTCCCTGTATGAAGCGGAACTGATGGATGATGCCCGGCGCATCATGCAGAAGGCCCGCGATCTGGGCAAGATGATGCCCCTGCCTGTGGATGTGGTCACGGCGCCGAAACTGGCCCCCGGGCAGACGGCCAGCGTGCATGGCCTTGACGATGTCCCGGCGGACGAAATGATTCTGGACATCGGCCCCAAGACCGTGGAAGCCTATACCAAGCTGCTCAATGACGCGGCGACCGTGGTCTGGAACGGGCCTGTGGGCGCCTTTGAAATCGACCCCTTTGGCAAGGGGACTCGCGCCATTGCCGAAGCCCTGGCCGCGGCCAAGGCCTTTGTGGTGGTGGGCGGCGGTGACTCGGTGGCTGCCGTGGAAAGCTATGGTCTGGCCGACAAGATGGGCTATATCTCCACCGGTGGCGGCGCGTCGCTGGAACTGCTGGAAGGCATCAAGCTGCCTGCTGTGGCGGCGCTGGAAAGCTGCTAG
- the tkt gene encoding transketolase, with product MPTRRQCANALRALAIDAIEQSRSGHPGAPLGMADMAEALWRHVLKHNPADPRWVDRDRFVLSNGHASMLLYGLLHLTGYALSMEDIRQFRQWASLTPGHPEYRHTPGVEMTTGPLGQGISSAVGMALAEKMLAARFNRPGHEIVNHHTYVFLGDGCLMEGVSHEACSLAGVWGLGKLIALYDDNGISIDGKVTGWFTEDVAARYGAYGWQVIGPVDGHDAAALDAALAEARADTARPSLVICRTHIGFGSPHKADSAACHGSPLGPEEAAATRAALDWQAPPFTIPADIAAAWDGRSQGRAVQAAWEARFAAYRVAYPELAAEFERRMAGELPEDWAAIAAETVQQALDRAEGVASRVASQRALEILTARLPELLGGSADLTGSVGTKTAASVPLVPAEGNWDSANYISYGVREFGMSAIMNGVTLHGGFIPYAGTFMVFSDYAKNAVRLAALMGIRVIWVFTHDSIGVGEDGPTHQPVEQVPALRLTPNVEVWRPCDTVESAVAWQCALESDRHPSVLSLSRQGVPFVERQAAQLEHIARGGYVLRDCEGLPELIFLATGSEVGCTLEAARLLTEAGRRVRVVSMPCCERFDAQDAAYREQVLPSAVRARVAVEAAAADYWRKYVGLDGAVVGMEGYGASAPGKVLAAQFGFTAEHLADVASRLLA from the coding sequence ATGCCTACCCGCAGGCAATGCGCCAATGCGCTGCGCGCTCTTGCCATTGATGCCATTGAACAATCCCGTTCCGGCCATCCCGGCGCCCCGCTGGGCATGGCCGACATGGCCGAAGCCCTCTGGCGCCATGTGCTCAAGCACAACCCCGCCGATCCCCGGTGGGTGGATCGCGACCGCTTTGTGCTGTCCAACGGCCATGCCTCCATGCTGCTGTACGGCCTGCTGCATCTTACGGGCTATGCCCTGAGCATGGAGGACATCCGCCAGTTCCGGCAGTGGGCGTCGCTGACGCCGGGGCATCCGGAATATCGCCATACCCCTGGTGTGGAAATGACCACAGGACCGTTGGGGCAGGGCATTTCCTCGGCCGTGGGCATGGCGCTGGCCGAAAAGATGCTGGCAGCCCGCTTTAACCGGCCCGGCCACGAAATCGTGAATCACCACACCTATGTGTTTCTGGGCGACGGCTGCCTTATGGAAGGCGTGTCGCACGAGGCCTGCTCCCTGGCCGGTGTCTGGGGGCTGGGCAAGCTCATTGCCCTGTACGATGACAACGGCATTTCCATTGACGGCAAGGTCACGGGCTGGTTCACCGAAGACGTGGCTGCCCGCTATGGCGCCTATGGCTGGCAGGTTATCGGCCCGGTGGACGGGCATGATGCGGCGGCCCTGGATGCGGCCCTGGCCGAGGCCCGTGCCGACACGGCCCGCCCCAGCCTGGTGATATGCAGGACCCACATCGGCTTTGGTTCGCCGCATAAGGCGGACAGCGCAGCCTGCCACGGTTCCCCTCTGGGGCCGGAAGAAGCGGCCGCCACGCGCGCCGCTCTGGACTGGCAGGCACCCCCCTTCACCATCCCGGCGGACATTGCGGCGGCCTGGGATGGCCGCTCGCAGGGCAGGGCCGTGCAGGCGGCGTGGGAGGCGCGTTTTGCGGCCTATCGTGTGGCCTATCCTGAACTGGCGGCCGAATTCGAGCGCCGCATGGCCGGGGAACTGCCCGAAGACTGGGCTGCCATTGCTGCCGAAACCGTGCAGCAGGCCCTGGACAGGGCAGAAGGCGTCGCCTCCCGCGTGGCCAGCCAGCGGGCGCTGGAAATTCTGACGGCACGCCTGCCCGAGCTGCTGGGCGGTTCTGCGGACCTCACCGGCTCGGTGGGCACCAAGACGGCCGCGTCCGTGCCGCTGGTGCCTGCGGAGGGCAACTGGGACAGCGCCAATTACATTTCCTATGGCGTGCGTGAATTCGGTATGAGTGCCATCATGAACGGCGTGACCCTGCATGGCGGCTTCATTCCCTATGCGGGGACCTTCATGGTCTTTTCCGATTATGCCAAGAATGCCGTGCGTCTGGCGGCGCTCATGGGCATTCGCGTCATCTGGGTTTTCACCCATGATTCCATCGGCGTGGGCGAGGATGGTCCGACACATCAGCCCGTGGAACAGGTGCCTGCCCTGCGGCTGACGCCCAATGTGGAGGTGTGGCGGCCCTGCGATACGGTGGAAAGCGCCGTGGCCTGGCAGTGCGCCCTGGAAAGTGACCGTCATCCCAGTGTGCTGTCCCTGTCGCGTCAGGGCGTGCCCTTTGTGGAGCGCCAGGCGGCGCAGCTGGAACATATCGCCCGGGGCGGCTATGTGCTGCGGGACTGCGAGGGACTGCCGGAACTGATCTTCCTGGCCACAGGCTCGGAAGTGGGCTGCACCCTGGAGGCTGCCCGCCTGCTGACCGAGGCGGGGCGGCGCGTGCGCGTGGTCTCCATGCCCTGCTGTGAACGCTTTGATGCGCAGGATGCGGCCTATCGGGAACAGGTTCTGCCCTCTGCCGTGCGGGCGCGTGTGGCCGTGGAAGCGGCGGCGGCGGATTACTGGCGCAAGTACGTGGGGCTGGATGGCGCTGTGGTCGGCATGGAAGGCTATGGCGCCTCGGCGCCGGGCAAGGTGCTGGCCGCACAATTCGGCTTTACGGCCGAGCATCTGGCAGACGTGGCCAGCCGTCTGCTGGCATAG
- the rpe gene encoding ribulose-phosphate 3-epimerase has protein sequence MILSPSLLSADFARLGEELTALEQAGISWLHLDVMDGAFVPNITFGPPLIKSLRARSRLFFDVHLMIEEPARHVAAFRDAGADMLVIHLEADRHPQRTLTEIRRLGCRAGVALNPGTDVAALRWLAPDCDMVLVMSVNPGFSGQKFIPQSLAKVRAVRELLDACGGESVLIQVDGGACPQNAAALVKAGADVLVSGSAFFNHPPYAACHAAFQDAVRCAASAAGTARCAAAASWQPINR, from the coding sequence ATGATCCTGTCCCCTTCGCTGCTTTCTGCCGATTTTGCCCGTCTGGGCGAGGAGCTGACCGCGCTGGAGCAGGCGGGCATTTCCTGGCTGCATCTTGATGTCATGGACGGGGCCTTTGTGCCCAACATCACCTTTGGTCCGCCCCTCATCAAAAGCCTGCGCGCACGCTCCCGCCTCTTCTTTGATGTGCACCTCATGATTGAGGAGCCGGCCAGGCACGTGGCCGCCTTTCGCGATGCCGGTGCCGACATGCTGGTCATCCATCTGGAGGCAGACAGGCACCCGCAGCGCACGCTCACCGAAATTCGCCGCCTGGGCTGCCGGGCCGGTGTGGCCCTGAATCCGGGTACCGATGTGGCGGCCTTGCGCTGGCTGGCGCCGGACTGCGACATGGTGCTGGTCATGAGCGTCAATCCCGGCTTTTCCGGGCAGAAATTCATTCCCCAGAGCCTGGCCAAGGTGCGCGCCGTGCGCGAGCTGCTGGATGCCTGCGGCGGGGAATCGGTCCTGATCCAGGTGGATGGCGGGGCCTGCCCCCAGAATGCCGCCGCCCTGGTGAAAGCCGGCGCCGATGTGCTGGTGTCCGGCTCGGCCTTTTTCAATCATCCCCCCTATGCGGCATGTCATGCCGCCTTTCAGGATGCCGTGCGTTGTGCGGCCTCCGCCGCCGGCACGGCCCGCTGTGCCGCCGCAGCCAGCTGGCAGCCCATCAACCGTTAA
- a CDS encoding MerR family transcriptional regulator encodes MEQRTYRIGEAAELLQLKTHVLRFWESEFPQLAPLRTEKGQRLYTDEHLALLRRIRQLLHEQGMTIEGARRVLEGAPPPEDIPPAAAPASGTDTAFLHHLQTELREIRRLLDKP; translated from the coding sequence ATGGAACAACGGACCTATCGCATCGGCGAAGCGGCGGAGCTTTTGCAGCTCAAGACCCATGTGCTCCGTTTCTGGGAATCGGAGTTTCCGCAGCTTGCGCCCCTGCGTACCGAAAAGGGCCAGCGCCTGTATACCGACGAGCATCTGGCCCTGCTGCGGCGCATCCGTCAGCTGCTGCACGAGCAGGGCATGACCATCGAGGGTGCCCGCCGCGTGCTGGAAGGCGCTCCCCCGCCGGAGGATATCCCGCCGGCGGCTGCCCCTGCTTCCGGCACCGATACGGCCTTTCTGCATCATCTGCAAACGGAACTGCGGGAAATTCGTCGCCTGCTGGACAAACCCTGA